The Vespula pensylvanica isolate Volc-1 chromosome 5, ASM1446617v1, whole genome shotgun sequence genome includes a window with the following:
- the LOC122629323 gene encoding uncharacterized protein LOC122629323 isoform X2 has translation MATRKVSISSVLLAVNLFLFFSFLIDARKVEDNVQSFGGLPFLQFTRDGVRVNFAGYHAETGLGGFLGNSQTGGGLHASAGTPFGPQASAGLGGLLNGNNANAGGGLFAQAGLGHNRPAARAGLGGILDGSGNSNNPNAAGNLFAEAGLGNNLPGARAGLGGVLDGSGNSNNPVAGNLFAEAGLGNNLPAARTGLEGSIPKNHKNQRAIVSKSLVLVNEPVPESKYSSPVGTSAELYGNVYPDANAGYVSDKSASENVQKIPTSRDRSVEENRKINESTTSINGLISLKGVVTANAGANGNAAVGSNVNTAQEQPVLNHWYLRKRFRTGPLRKQIIQSSSVIPVSVPIPASTSSATSGTASGAASASGEIISRVNTDGLTGSDITFVGSKTYKPGSFFDDIFNIPISTLTAVNQLLRNNVG, from the exons ATGGCGACGAGAAAAGTGAGCATTAGCAGTGTCCTTCTAGCAGtgaatctctttctatttttttcttttctaatcgatGCTAGAAAAGTCGAAGATAATGTTCAATCTTTCGGTGGG CTACCGTTCTTACAATTCACAAGAGACGGTGTCCGTGTGAATTTTGCTGGATATCATGCTGAAACTGGTCTCGGTGGTTTTCTCGGTAATTCTCAAACCGGTGGAGGACTTCATGCAAGTGCTGGAACACCGTTTGGTCCACAAGCATCTGCTGGATTAGGTGGACTACTTAACGGTAATAATGCAAACGCAG GTGGTGGCTTATTCGCACAAGCTGGTCTTGGACATAATCGACCAGCAGCCAGGGCTGGTCTTGGAGGAATCCTAGACGGAAGTGGAAATTCGAATAATCCGAATGCTGCCGGTAATCTTTTCGCCGAAGCTGGACTTGGAAATAATCTACCAGGAGCTAGAGCTGGCCTTGGAGGAGTCCTAGATGGAAGTGGAAATTCGAATAATCCTGTTGCCGGTAATCTTTTCGCAGAAGCTGGACTTGGAAATAATCTACCAGCAGCCAGAACTGGACTCGAAG GATCAATACCGAAAAATCACAAGAACCAAAGAGca atAGTTTCAAAATCGTTAGTTCTGGTCAACGAACCTGTTCCCGAATCAAAATAC tcTTCACCGGTAGGTACGTCAGCAGAACTATATGGAAATGTTTATCCTGATGCGAATGCGGGTTACGTCAGTGACAAGAGTGCATCCGAAAATGTACAAAAGATCCCAACTTCCCGTGATAGATCGgtcgaagaaaatcgaaagataaacgaaTCTACTACGTCTATCAATGGCTTGATATCTTTGAAAGGAGTCGTTACAGCTAATGCTGGAGCTAATGGCAATGCTGCAGTTG GTAGTAATGTTAATACGGCACAAGAACAACCGGTATTGAATCATTGGTACTTAAGAAAGAGATTTCGCACTGGTCCAttgagaaaacaaataatacaatCGAGTTCGGTGATACCAGTTTCGGTCCCAATCCCAGCATCCACGTCTAGTGCCACATCAGGAACTGCATCTGGTGCTGCCAGTGCATCCGGAGAAATTATCTCACGAGTGAATACCGACGGTTTGACTGGCAGTGACATCACTTTTGTTGGTTCAAAAACTTATAAACCCGGATCGTTCtttgatgatatttttaat ATACCGATTTCCACGTTGACGGCGGTAAACCAATTGCTCAGAAATAATGTTGGTTGA
- the LOC122629323 gene encoding uncharacterized protein LOC122629323 isoform X1, with product MATRKVSISSVLLAVNLFLFFSFLIDARKVEDNVQSFGGLPFLQFTRDGVRVNFAGYHAETGLGGFLGNSQTGGGLHASAGTPFGPQASAGLGGLLNGNNANAGGGLFAQAGLGHNRPAARAGLGGILDGSGNSNNPNAAGNLFAEAGLGNNLPGARAGLGGVLDGSGNSNNPVAGNLFAEAGLGNNLPAARTGLEGVLNGNENKPNSDNVHYDTVSSNTASIKPSTSHTNIQLISGSIPKNHKNQRAIVSKSLVLVNEPVPESKYSSPVGTSAELYGNVYPDANAGYVSDKSASENVQKIPTSRDRSVEENRKINESTTSINGLISLKGVVTANAGANGNAAVGSNVNTAQEQPVLNHWYLRKRFRTGPLRKQIIQSSSVIPVSVPIPASTSSATSGTASGAASASGEIISRVNTDGLTGSDITFVGSKTYKPGSFFDDIFNIPISTLTAVNQLLRNNVG from the exons ATGGCGACGAGAAAAGTGAGCATTAGCAGTGTCCTTCTAGCAGtgaatctctttctatttttttcttttctaatcgatGCTAGAAAAGTCGAAGATAATGTTCAATCTTTCGGTGGG CTACCGTTCTTACAATTCACAAGAGACGGTGTCCGTGTGAATTTTGCTGGATATCATGCTGAAACTGGTCTCGGTGGTTTTCTCGGTAATTCTCAAACCGGTGGAGGACTTCATGCAAGTGCTGGAACACCGTTTGGTCCACAAGCATCTGCTGGATTAGGTGGACTACTTAACGGTAATAATGCAAACGCAG GTGGTGGCTTATTCGCACAAGCTGGTCTTGGACATAATCGACCAGCAGCCAGGGCTGGTCTTGGAGGAATCCTAGACGGAAGTGGAAATTCGAATAATCCGAATGCTGCCGGTAATCTTTTCGCCGAAGCTGGACTTGGAAATAATCTACCAGGAGCTAGAGCTGGCCTTGGAGGAGTCCTAGATGGAAGTGGAAATTCGAATAATCCTGTTGCCGGTAATCTTTTCGCAGAAGCTGGACTTGGAAATAATCTACCAGCAGCCAGAACTGGACTCGAAGGTGTCCTAAACGGAAATGAAAACAAACCTAATTCCGATAATGTTCATTATGATACAGTATCTAGTAATACCGCGTCAATTAAACCTTCTACAAGtcatacaaacatacaatTAATTTCAGGATCAATACCGAAAAATCACAAGAACCAAAGAGca atAGTTTCAAAATCGTTAGTTCTGGTCAACGAACCTGTTCCCGAATCAAAATAC tcTTCACCGGTAGGTACGTCAGCAGAACTATATGGAAATGTTTATCCTGATGCGAATGCGGGTTACGTCAGTGACAAGAGTGCATCCGAAAATGTACAAAAGATCCCAACTTCCCGTGATAGATCGgtcgaagaaaatcgaaagataaacgaaTCTACTACGTCTATCAATGGCTTGATATCTTTGAAAGGAGTCGTTACAGCTAATGCTGGAGCTAATGGCAATGCTGCAGTTG GTAGTAATGTTAATACGGCACAAGAACAACCGGTATTGAATCATTGGTACTTAAGAAAGAGATTTCGCACTGGTCCAttgagaaaacaaataatacaatCGAGTTCGGTGATACCAGTTTCGGTCCCAATCCCAGCATCCACGTCTAGTGCCACATCAGGAACTGCATCTGGTGCTGCCAGTGCATCCGGAGAAATTATCTCACGAGTGAATACCGACGGTTTGACTGGCAGTGACATCACTTTTGTTGGTTCAAAAACTTATAAACCCGGATCGTTCtttgatgatatttttaat ATACCGATTTCCACGTTGACGGCGGTAAACCAATTGCTCAGAAATAATGTTGGTTGA
- the LOC122629413 gene encoding uncharacterized protein LOC122629413, with the protein MRVYFLIGVIALAAALEDVSLNNKIDKTLVNNIYNAALQSQIYGDRLDQKKSVIDKIFNIPITAVKQTAVVAQSFTPENKETIDNIFQIPISTLEAVGSLVKTTSSQRLENADEIQKRRQERRDRIQAQREEQRLRREQIQNERLQKKASRYPRHHQKDPFGFNSLTKLFINHHGALYKPHQIHSLLGNYHCCSSNGHGGNNGGNHGSHGNYGGVHEILGDSEHGPNMYQVHEEINEENDSVGTFFGHFSLNSSKDKLQNKVAPSIDKERNDSIFENISTKKKNKSRYPYDEPPLQNKVAPRNTRITFV; encoded by the exons atgCGAGTTTACTTTCTGATTGGTGTCATTGCTCTCGCGGCTGCATTGGAGGATGTAagtttaaataacaaaattga caaaacactcgtaaataatatatacaat gcCGCTTTACAAAGTCAGATTTATGGAGATCGTCTTGACCAGAAGAAAAGcgtaatagataaaatatttaac ATTCCAATTACGGCCGTTAAACAAACTGCAGTAGTAGCGCAATCATTTACACCAGAAAATAAGGAAACGATCGACAACATTTTTCAG ATCCCAATTTCAACTTTGGAGGCGGTTGGAAGTCTCGTAAAAACAACTTCATCACAGAGATTAGAAAACGCTGATGAAATTCAAAAGAGACGTCAGGAGAGACGTGATCGAATACAGGCCCAACGAGAGGAACAGAGACTAAGAAGAGAGCAAATACAAAACGAACGATTGCAAAAGAAAGCATCGAGATATCCAAGACACCATCAAAAAGATCCTTTTGGATTTAATTCGTTGacgaaactttttattaacCATCATGGTGCCCTTTACAAACCTCATCAAATACATTCTCTTCTTGGAAATTATCACTGTTGTTCAAGTAACGGTCATGGCGGTAATAATGGCGGTAATCATGGAAGTCATGGAAATTACGGAg GTGTACATGAAATTCTTGGTGATAGCGAACATGGTCCTAACATGTATCAGGTACATGAGGaaattaacgaagaaaacgattcGGTCGGAACTTTCTTCGGACATTTTTCGTTGAATTCATCAAAAGACAAACTTCAGAACAAGGTGGCGCCGTCGATCGATAAGGAACGAAACGAttcaatatttgaaaatatttcaacaaagaaaaagaacaaatcgaGATATCCATACGACGAACCACCGTTACAAAATAAAGTAGCTCCACGAAATACCAGGATTACATTCGTTTga
- the LOC122629484 gene encoding uncharacterized protein LOC122629484 yields the protein MPSLLFHHWIAGWLLLGLFGSNMSDCQNLYLMPYGTYYDDYRIESNDRVKYVVPETYYQYSPPVDSDLENNILRKNRLNFPPSNPSSYDYIAPSQNILDNKRRPDENDENNVWLDEEILEKMNALERMLSDESNEKDFETKNSINDKIISDSIMPEETKRVVRQVRKQRPGFFWTLAKLAFETFNDTQSAIKQITSIISNSIGPDTTTNRSTSSDSLMESSKTSMMRDRNETAITTEATMTNTKQTPVLTRSELQSLITRNIKGLIRLFNIEWQDALKQSDVNVDEFRKDLGKQVGTYLQDNPNAY from the exons ATGCCTTCGTTGTTATTTCATCATTGGATCGCCGGTTGGCTCTTGCTGGGTTTATTTGGATCAAACATGTCTGATTGTCAAAATTTATACTTGATGCCGTACGGAACTTATTACGACGATTACCGAATTGAATCAAACGATCGTGTCAAATATGTCGTACCGGAAACGTATTATCAATACTCACCTCCTGTAGATTCAGatctcgaaaataatattttaagaaagaatCGTTTGAATTTTCCGCCGTCGAATCCATCAAGCTACGATTATATCGCTCCGTCACAGAATATCCTGGATAATAAACGTCGTCCTGATGAAAACGATGAGAATAACGTTTGGTTGGATGAAGAGattcttgaaaaaatgaatGCACTCGAAAGAATGCTATCGGATGAGTCGAACGAGAAGGATTTCGAGACGAAAAATTCTATCAACGATAAAATCATTTCGGACTCAATCATGCcggaagaaacaaagagggTCGTCAGACAAGTTCGTAAACAGAGACCAGGATTCTTTTGGACTCTGGCGAAGCTCGCTTTTgag ACGTTCAACGATACTCAATCGGCAATCAAACAAATTACTTCAATAATTAGTAACAGTATTGGACCGGATACCACAACTAATAGATCGACGAGCAGCGATTCGTTGATGGAATCGAGTAAAACATCGATgatgagagatagaaatgaGACTGCAATAACGACAGAAGCCACAATGACGAACACGAAACAAACTCCAGTACTTACAAGAAGTGAACTTCAATCATTAATTACCAGAAACATCAAAGGATTGATTCGGTTATTTAACATTGAGTGGCAGGACGCCCTTAAA cAATCGGATGTTAATGTGGATGAATTTAGAAAGGATCTTGGTAAGCAAGTAGGAACGTATTTACAAGATAATCCCAATGCTTATTGA
- the LOC122629451 gene encoding uncharacterized protein LOC122629451, translating to MKFTWTLCGLLLISGFVASNPIVKRDAENDLSPLNEVYVFEADEDQKVDDERTDRDKRKIGIVKLGVSNGVINFVFGKLDAFLDAKTKALTVLDESNKAKNAAFGIDNSQSATSQFIGNLVSQKIQAGTASIGPVISSASTFFNSAKSGLTNAFVSKLAPLSSIAGGLSGGGGVSVGGGVSADSGASSAATSQLLSNLLSSKLGVISNLSSASNSGTSGSSNGNGASGAGAAAGINLGAFANLGGKIESGSTTTTTEENIPMFDRQKVSLDIPPPVFGSGFTLITNISRILSNIILNSARRTQTLLEIFKPFFRGVFAIKGLPSDNPH from the exons atgaagttCACGTGGACGTTGTGCGGTTTGTTGCTGATCTCCGGTTTTGTTGCTTCCAATCCAATAGTAAAAAGAGATGCCGAAAACGATCTGAGCCCTTTGAACGAA GTGTACGTATTCGAGGCTGATGAGGATCAAAAAGTTGACGATGAGAGAACCGACagagacaagagaaaaattgGTATCGTCAAATTGGGAGTGTCGAATGGCGTTATCAACTTTGTTTTTGGT aaattagaTGCCTTCCTGGATGCTAAAACAAAAGCGTTGACGGTATTGGACGAATCTAATAAAGCTAAGAACGCAGCTTTTGGTATAGACAATAGTCAATCGGCTACCAGTCAATTTATCGGCAATCTCGTCTCGCAGAAGATTCAAGCTGGTACGGCCAGTATTGGTCCAGTGATAAGCAGTGCCTCGACATTTTTTAACAGTGCAAAGAGTGGATTGACCAATGCGTTCGTTTCGAAATTGGCGCCATTGAGTTCTATCGCCGGTGGTCTTAGTGGTGGAG GTGGTGTCAGCGTTGGAGGAGGAGTCAGTGCAGATAGTGGCGCATCTAGTGCAGCAACATCTCAATTACTGAGTAACTTGCTCTCTTCGAAATTAGGAGTTATATCAAATCTGAGCTCTGCTAGTAATAGTGGAACTTCCGGTTCTTCGAACGGAAATGGAGCCAGTGGAGCCGGTGCCGCTGCTGGAATTAATCTTGGAGCATTCGCCAATCTTGGAGGG AAGATCGAAAGCGGTTctacaacgacaacaacggaGGAAAATATTCCAATGTTCGATAGACAAAAAGTATCCTTGGATATACCGCCACCTGTGTTTGGTTCTGGCTTCACTTTAATCACAAACATCAGTAGAATTCTCAGCAATATTATTCtt AATTCAGCCCGTCGAACACAGACGCTCTTAGAAATCTTCAAGCCCTTCTTTCGAGGTGTCTTTGCTATAAAGGGTTTACCATCGGATAATCCACACTAA